A window of the Hordeum vulgare subsp. vulgare chromosome 5H, MorexV3_pseudomolecules_assembly, whole genome shotgun sequence genome harbors these coding sequences:
- the LOC123398085 gene encoding PRA1 family protein H, with the protein MSSSSFKPNPLSLSVPDPALDRWLRDSGYLDLLDSSAPAPAAAAPTRASPASTSSGPGAAAEVLAFARTLASLLSLNPFACLSAADLAAPTPSWSLAFIGPPGAASYSWPPTPTQARLRVQENVRRYARNYAALSILVFACCLYRMPVSLLGLLASLAVWEAVRYCRDRWGLAERAPGIGQALLHCAQIATAILLYVCNLQFALVYAVGLSYAVMMLHASLRKLTPSSLSVPANKNRRAQPRRS; encoded by the exons atgtcgtcgtcgtcgttcaagCCCAACCCCCTCTCGCTGAGCGTACCGGACCCCGCTCTCGACCGCTGGCTCCGCGACTCCGGCTACCTCGACCTCCTCGACTCCTCCGCCCCcgcacccgccgccgccgcccccacaCGCGCCAGCCCCGCATCCACCTCCTCGGGGCCCGGCGCCGCCGCCGAGGTCCTCGCCTTCGCGCGCAccctagcctctctcctctcGCTCAACCCCTTTGCGTGCCTCTCCGCCGCTGACCTCGCCGCGCCCACCCCCTCCTGGTCCCTCGCCTTCATCGGCCCCCCCGGCGCCGCCTCCTACTCCTGGCCCCCGACCCCCACCCAGGCCAGACTCCGCGTCCAGGAGAACGTCCGCCGCTACGCCCGCAACTACGCCGCGCTATCCATCCTCGTCTTCGCCTGCTGCCT GTACCGGATGCCTGTGTCGCTACTGGGGTTGCTGGCCAGCCTCGCCGTGTGGGAGGCTGTGCGGTACTGCCGGGACCGGTGGGGGCTCGCTGAACGAGCGCCCGGAATTGGGCAGGCTCTTCTGCACTGCGCACAGATTG CCACTGCTATACTACTATATGTATGCAACCTGCAGTTTGCTCTTGTGTATGCCGTTGGGTTGAGTTATGCAG TCATGATGCTGCATGCTTCTCTTCGAAAGTTGACTCCCTCAAGCCTATCTGTTCCAGCAAATAAGAATAGGAGGGCACAGCCAAGGCGAAGCTAA